CAAAAAGGGAGACAAAATAAACACTGAAACCCTAAGAACTATCTGTTTTCCTGTATCCAAACTCATTCTAGGTTCTCCTAATTCAGAACAGAACATTTTCCTTTCACTGTTCGACGTCTTCATCGCCTGCTGAAGTTAAACATGAAACCTGTTAAAAGATATAGATAATCTAATgtgataaaagaaagaaagtaaaataattatgataataactTTAATCAGTAATAatttggaaaaagaaatatatttaattagcATGTATAATATAAAGATTTGTTATATTGTCATTGGATTAATAGTTTTAcgagtatttttttattttgtaataattatataggatttgaaaaatatcaacactaataacatatatcaaatttgaactcaataaaaatattacatagaTATTTGAGTATcattctttgaaaaaaaaaatcaggcTTAACATAATAACAtttggaaaatgatacttgaacaaccatttttgacaacatttagacacgcgcacacgtgtcaaaatctgagtggtccagttggaaaaattaaatgaaaatggaccactcagattttgacacgtgtgcgcgtgtctaaatgttgtcaaaaatggttgttcaagtatcattttccataaCATTTTCAACACGCATATTCAATGCCAAGACTTggcaatttataatataaaagtatcCTCATATATGTGCagtttctattttcttttttctttttacgtATTTAACCATAGACACATTAACCTTTTCGAAGTACACTTGGCATGAACTGCAAATAGTAAACGatgatgatattttaataatttaattttaatattttttgataattattattttattgatttgtatatttgaaatgaactaatttattaaaaagttgtaaaaaaaattattaaaaaaacatttttaagtaAAAGAGTATTTTTACATCAATAATTTGTGCATCTAAAATGTTTTTTTGATATCGATTTCTTTTGgcaactttttttatttgtagcttgttattgatttgattttaaacatacgactaataaaataataataaattatctatggttaaaaaattgttaaaaaaaaagttattaccATGTCAAAACGGTTGGAATGTGTAAAgcgaaatatattattattcgaCAAAACGTCACCAAAGGCTGAAACAGAAGGAATCATCATGACCAATGTGGCTTTCTCTGGCTTAGTCTTCTACTCTTACTGCCACAAACCAAGACTCGGCAACATGCAACCTTTATTTTTCCATATACACAACCAAGAATATGTTTTTCCTAATAAAGTGTGACCAAGTCAGGTATTTGTAGACAACCTTATACATCAGTAACAGACCTTTATATAGATGGTTTATTTGTGCCCTAGACTTCTTCAACACTGCACGAATGGGTCTTCTTTCACTTTTTTCATGTTTCTCTAAACCTGATGCAGGTGTAAACAGATTACTCATCACAACAACATTCAACATCAAGGGAGAACATTGCCAACTTTCACTTGCCGAGATACAGTCATCGTTAACAAATGTTAAGGAATCTTTGGTAATTGGAGAAGATTCATTCGGGGCAGTGTACAAGGGTTATCTGAACAAAGGTGCTACCGCTGTTGCAATAAAGTGGTTCAACAAAGGTTCTTTTTCTGGTCTCTCGGAATCACAGTTGAAATGATCacaataaatatagataaataaattaatgaaaattagattacttctttaagaaaatttaaatgttatttaaaactttaaaaatatcagAAGAGGGTCAATAactatgtaaaatattaaagaagGTTTTAACTTGTAAACTTAAACAGGCATGCATAAGAGTAGGTTTTAACGagaaagatattaaaattaagtatagGATTCTCTAATTTCTTCTACAAATTTAAGAGAAACACTTGTAACCATGTATTTTATTGGATTTAATgtgtgtgattttttttttcttatatacatcattcaatttagttaatttatttttacttaatttagaATCTTCAATCTATACTTCAATtcgtaatatatttttagaaaaatataaaattttctttcttatttattgAAATACATTTATcttgttataatttaaaaattaaaaaaatcagctaaaatataaatttatttagaatAATGTTTTACTggcattatttaaaaaaaaaacattctacTACTCCtaataaattaagtttattaaaacAACTCATTCTACGAGTTCGTGTTAGCTTGTCTTAGTTTATTACGAACATGTTACTAAATTCAAACTTTACATAACTACAATATAGATCGAACAGTTTCAAAACTAAGCTTACACCGAACGTTTATACAAAATAGAACCCAACCTAATGACCGAATGGTCCTATGGTTTAGCTTTCACTCTTCTCCTTCTGTTCACATCcataggatgatcattgcaacaaaaaTAATGACCGAACGGACAAAACATACAAGACAAagaatagggtaagcttatataatttaattaactcaGTAAAACATATACTTCACATAATTTAAGATAATTCAATATACAATAATGTAACATCCAATCATGCACTTCCAATCAAAATTATACGTCAAAGCATGCAATGACCAACTACTTTACtgtgactgtccggactgtatgaattatgtgtagctacgatgtttgtgcacccgggtgatgtaatagCTGAGATACTCTCAACAACTACCATCCAAAGTTAGTCCATTCTgcccaagttcaccttatggtttaggacctcctgtcattcccacacatgagttactgttctctacgtgagaatgagaAATCACGGAATATTAGGATAAACGTCAGCTAAgttttgtccacattcatacttaaCTATTCAATAACCACTCATGAGATATTtctccctggaatactctttcatttccatacTATTCCATTCATATACCATAATACAATCAAACTGAACCAAAACTGAATAATAACATCCACCCCAgagacaagaccgaacgctttgAATACTTTCTAATCTAACACAGTTGaacacttagtgtaagaccgagcggtcttccACTTATACACAGAATAGGACCGAACGATCCATTCTAGATATAACTCATCATAAGCCGAACACTCATGATACTATTTGGACACTTACTGGTTACTCAACAGTTACTACAGAACATTATTTTACTAGACAGAACTTCTAAGAATGAATCGAATACTAAAgaatacatatattttagacttaattgaaaatcataataaatattgaagaaaCCTAAGAGTTTAAACCGAACCCTACAAGCTTAAACCGAATATTATTGACTTGGACCGAACATTCTTAGCTCAAATAATACACACTggagtataataaaaatactgaAGGCTTGGTTAAAGACCAATCACTATGGAGACCGAGCACTTGGTTCAAAATCGAGCACTACTAGGACTGAGTTTTACTGAGCttatataaaaatgaaggagaatatatatatatatatatatatatatatatatatatatatatatatatatatatatatatatatataattacacaaCACTTATTTTCAATGAAGGATAAAGATATCGTCTACgactttaaatattataaaatatattaactaaCTAATTAGGAAGCATAAAAGGGAAACCATACTTAGACCAAACTCTTACTTACAATTATACTAAGAGGaaaccgatcggtcattaactgaaatttttcacagaagaagaatccaaTTCAGACCAAATACCCAAGgataaaccgaacggtcaataatgACTCTCGGTTACAGTTTACCGAATTCTACATATTAATGCAGAATCACGATCAACTATATTCCTACCCAGTTATACCTTTTCATCAATCAACAATACACCCAAACAAACATGCATTATCACAACATCAACCAActcatcaaacataaaatcatTCCATCCAATAAACCATCATCAATCAAgaactataattaaattacaagcttcccttacctctaaatgTAGCCGAACGTTCACAATTTGAACATAATATCTCACCACCAAAAATTCTTAGAATCCTATGGTCACGCATTATGAAACTAAACCAAGCACAAAACCAGAAATACTCATAATGAGAGgataaactcatgcaaccagaatttggGTTTGCATGTCACGGAAAACGAACGGTCTTAAGAAGAGAAGTACTCACCCACTTAAATCACTTGATCGGTTTAAATGAAAGTCCTTAATGCCGGGAGAGTTCAAACGGTGCCTGATtggtgatcggaagaagaaaaagatgagaattcttagagagaaggtggaggaaatctagagagaaagaggagaaaatGGGGTTTagcagtttggagaagaagggtgcatgcagaaagtgagaccgaatttcaaaatttcaacttaAATACCTCCTACACAAATTGATCGGTCCACTCTTCTACAGTTATCTGTCTTTCACTTTCTGAAAATCTTAACCCTTTCATTGATACCTGACTTCCACTACTTGAGATTTTTAATGGGTTCTGAAATATCTTATCATCGTCCACCATCTCCCTGTCAGTGGTGGTCGCACGCCTCCTTCGTCTGCCGCTGTTTCGCACTCAACGTGgttattttcttatgtttttaagTTCAACTCTACGTTGTTTTCAAAATGGTCTCTCCTCTGTTTGTGTCTCTGTTAAATAAAATGTTGTTGTGTTTAAATTCTAAAGAAAGTCCTCTGTTACACTGCTTTGTTTATATATCTTGTTatatgaaaaaacatatttgaaaaaaagcatcaaattcattattatagGATCACATAATTACACtttttttacatttcaatttatgctttaatttatgttttataatatttatataaacaatatttttatgattttatttatttaaaattatataattttgtagatttatttaaattaaaatactatttatataaatttttttcatcaaaaataaacttttaggAGTTTACTATTGGAGTCTACTCTCAGTTTACATAAACTCTAACAACTCTAACTCATTTCAGATTTTTCAATTGttgcttattaaatttataccatAAAATTACTCTTTCACAAGGGTAGTAATAGAGTTGGTTCACTTATGTGTCGAGACTTCAAGTTTACACATGCATGTAACACCGACTGCACTATTTTCTTCACACAAGTGTCAACTATGTCATGACATTAGAACACAATACTTTCTCCCCTTAAAATTTttctatgattatttttttcctaatttaaattctaagaaaaaaaattactaagtGAAGAAAGTTGTATGAAATGAAGTATGTAATACATTCTGAAAAGATATAAAACAGTTGTTACATTGTACAAGTTTGTGATAATACAACAACCAAGCTTTTTCACTAATAGGAGTTACAAATCGCAGAATATTCCGAAAATCCATTCTATCAACAATCTCGCAAATATAAAAGccatactaaataaaaaataaatgaattcatAGATGACAATCCAAACAATTACCAGGCACGAACAGAGCTAGTTCCAAATTTTAAAACTCAGATTCTGGAAGCACGAGGGTAAAGGAGGACAGTTGGTTCACTGCAAATGTACAAAAAGTTGTTAGCATGAATTACTGTGTAAACAAATCATACAAAATAACTTCCTGTTTCAATGAACACTAAAGAGTTCAAGCAACATAAGATTTATAGCAGCTGGAGAACAAGTGATCAACTGTGCCCTTTGTTTtccataaatatataaatgaaaaccAGCCAAACATGAAATAGTGAAAGAACATGTACAACAGAAAGctaacaaaaaacaattttgagTAAATTATTTCAAAGTGGTACTTAAATTTTTTGACTTACATCCTTAGTTCAAAAATATGATAGATGGAACATGCTGGACTTTGGGGTAATCCTCTCCAGCAGTTCCAAGCCTGGTCTTGAATGATTTGGGCATCCACCTGATTTCTAGCTCCCGAAGACTAGTGATATATTTTAGCCCATCGGGAACCGTTTTTAGATTGTTGCAATCAGATATGCTCAATCGGTAAAGACTAGGCATGGCTTGATTCTCTATTGTCCAGTCATCTAGTTTAGGCAAGCCACGAAGTACTAGAACCTTTAGTTGAAGAAAACCATTTGGTGAGCATGTCATTTTCTTTCCAACAAACATATCCCACCCATTTAGAAACTTCAAGTTAGGAAGCTTCTCTAATGTTACCATTGGGTCTTCCACAAGTCTGCAACCCCATAAAGTCAACTTTGAAATGTGCCGAGGAAACAGTGAGGCGTCTGGCAGTCTTTCCATCCGCCCTTCAACCTGCAGTTTACGCAGGAAAGGACAGCCTAGCACCAATTTTTCAACATCCACTACATTTTCAGGGAAGGAAAGCATGTCAGTCCTCAAAGACAAGGATTGAAGGCAATCCAACCTTTTATTAGGGGGACTGAAACTTTCACTAAACTTTTGAAAATGTCTTGGGTCATTTAGCACTAGCTTTCTGAGCCTCCTTAACTTCAGTAGATCTTTTACATCACATTTGCTGGCAGGAAAATTTACTAGTGTCTGTAAATTAGTCAAATTGTCCAATTGCAGGTTGTTAACAATATTCCCACACCAATTTGGAAGATATAAATGCCTCAACCGTTTCAACTTACAGATTACATTTGGAATTTCCACTGTTGAATCCCAGCTCACTTTATTGACTGTTTGCAAATTTAGGAATTGCAGATTCTCCAAGTTGCCCAAGGAAGATGGCAGCACTTGTATACGAGTCCTTTTTAGACTCAGAAACTTCAACCATAAAAGATTTCCCACTTCTTTAGGCAATGACTGTCCCTTCAGCCCCTTAATTCCTTCAAGATCTAGAACTCTAAGTAATTTAAACTTCACAAAAACACCTCTGACTAGGTCCCAATTTTCCATCCTACACTTCTTGTCATGAAAAAATACAAGGGATCTGAGACGCTCATTCACTTGTTTGTCCTGTGGAATCAATTGATCAACATGTTGATCCAAGTAGACAGCAAGCCTACGAACTTCATTAATTTGTCTTGCATCTGATACGTTAGATGAACCAGTAGCAATAACGGTACTATTTTGTTGTGATCCATTGATAATGtagagaaaattttcttttctggCCTTTGACAAACACAGATCCCGCATTAAATCATGGAGCCTGTAGGTTTTGATCCTACCAGTAGATCCCATCTGACCAATTTGAACCATGCAGCGGCTAATTAAGTTACCCAGATAGCGTTCAGCAATATCCTCCATTGTCTCATCCCGATCACTCTCATattgagatgaaacaacaccttctGCCACCCATAACTGCAGTAGTTTAGTTTTTGGTATCTCATAGTCTTCAGGGAATTGACTTAAATACAGAAAACATGGCTTCAGCTGACAAGGCAAGTCCTGGTAACTTAAATCCAACACTTCATCTAATCTTCGCCTATCACGGACCTTTGCTCCTATTAGGTACGAACTTAGATGTCTATGTATTTTTTCCCACTCACTCACCGACTCCTTTGTAGCCAAAAGCCCTCCAAGAACGATGATAGCCAAAGGCAGACCACCACACTTTGCAACCATCTCTCTGCCTAATCTTTTAAAGTCATCAGAAGTTGTGGATTCTGCAGAAAGTAACAGGCAATTATCACATTAAGCAAAGCAATGGTCCCATAAACAAGTTATTTTACCACTTTCCTCCAGAGATCACATAAATATGAAAGATAAATGAGAAAATTGGgaaattataagatatgaaaTAATGAACAAACTATATGGACATCAATAGTTAAATACGTTTGCTAACTGAAGGCATTTCTAGGTACCTGGGTTATCTTGTCTTGGAAAAGCTTTCTTCTTAAACAATGCCCAACTGTCTTCTGCATTTAAGCAACTTGGTTCATGAAGTAAGCCTTCAGGATTCACATGCAATGAAATGTCTTTATTGCGGGATGTAAAAACTATCTTACTCCTTGTATTTTGTGATGGAAAGGCAGGACTTAAAATGTCCCATGCCTCATTGCTCCATATgtcatccaggatgatcaaacATTTCTTCTCTTGTTGAACTTTAAACAACTTCCTTGCCAAttcatcatctttcattttcgTAATCTCATCCCTTTCTTCTTTTGTAGGAGAAATTAGCTTTAGTAAAATTCCCTCCCAAACATCTCTTTTCTTGCATTGCTGAGATATATATGCCCAAgcaaaaccatcaaagtttcgccTAATAGTATTGTAATGGTAAATGCTTTTGGCAAGTGTAGTTTTACCAAGACCACCCATTccacaaatataaacaaatcgACAGTCCTGATTTTCATTTATTAGCCATTCCGCCACTTTATTTATGTCCTTATCTAAACCAACAATGAACTCGTCAACAATGTGAGAATAAGACCACCTCAATTGTCTTTTGACCTCAGACGCTTCCTCATTGTCTTTAGTTGCAGTCAAACCATAAGTTTGTAAGCTTCTTGTGAGGTCAGATATTCGAGAATTGATTGTTATGAGCTCAGAGCCAACTTTGTGAATATTTTTAGCTCTGGAGAGTGGATTTTTAGTTCCAATACTTATGCCAAATGCAACCTTAATAGCATAAATTTCAATCACATCCTCTGCATCATAGGCTAATTTTCTAACCTCCGAAATATAATTCTTTATTGTATCACTTTCATCCTGCCTGCTCTCAGCATCTCTTAGGAAACATTGCATCCTCTTTAATTCATTT
This sequence is a window from Vigna angularis cultivar LongXiaoDou No.4 chromosome 2, ASM1680809v1, whole genome shotgun sequence. Protein-coding genes within it:
- the LOC108329131 gene encoding putative disease resistance protein At1g50180 isoform X1, with protein sequence MGCEVLPHDFVLEGDRIIKMVEAVVSFAVNRLGDLLIEEARLLSGVSNKVKSMQNELKRMQCFLRDAESRQDESDTIKNYISEVRKLAYDAEDVIEIYAIKVAFGISIGTKNPLSRAKNIHKVGSELITINSRISDLTRSLQTYGLTATKDNEEASEVKRQLRWSYSHIVDEFIVGLDKDINKVAEWLINENQDCRFVYICGMGGLGKTTLAKSIYHYNTIRRNFDGFAWAYISQQCKKRDVWEGILLKLISPTKEERDEITKMKDDELARKLFKVQQEKKCLIILDDIWSNEAWDILSPAFPSQNTRSKIVFTSRNKDISLHVNPEGLLHEPSCLNAEDSWALFKKKAFPRQDNPESTTSDDFKRLGREMVAKCGGLPLAIIVLGGLLATKESVSEWEKIHRHLSSYLIGAKVRDRRRLDEVLDLSYQDLPCQLKPCFLYLSQFPEDYEIPKTKLLQLWVAEGVVSSQYESDRDETMEDIAERYLGNLISRCMVQIGQMGSTGRIKTYRLHDLMRDLCLSKARKENFLYIINGSQQNSTVIATGSSNVSDARQINEVRRLAVYLDQHVDQLIPQDKQVNERLRSLVFFHDKKCRMENWDLVRGVFVKFKLLRVLDLEGIKGLKGQSLPKEVGNLLWLKFLSLKRTRIQVLPSSLGNLENLQFLNLQTVNKVSWDSTVEIPNVICKLKRLRHLYLPNWCGNIVNNLQLDNLTNLQTLVNFPASKCDVKDLLKLRRLRKLVLNDPRHFQKFSESFSPPNKRLDCLQSLSLRTDMLSFPENVVDVEKLVLGCPFLRKLQVEGRMERLPDASLFPRHISKLTLWGCRLVEDPMVTLEKLPNLKFLNGWDMFVGKKMTCSPNGFLQLKVLVLRGLPKLDDWTIENQAMPSLYRLSISDCNNLKTVPDGLKYITSLRELEIRWMPKSFKTRLGTAGEDYPKVQHVPSIIFLN
- the LOC108329131 gene encoding putative disease resistance protein At1g50180 isoform X3; translated protein: MQNELKRMQCFLRDAESRQDESDTIKNYISEVRKLAYDAEDVIEIYAIKVAFGISIGTKNPLSRAKNIHKVGSELITINSRISDLTRSLQTYGLTATKDNEEASEVKRQLRWSYSHIVDEFIVGLDKDINKVAEWLINENQDCRFVYICGMGGLGKTTLAKSIYHYNTIRRNFDGFAWAYISQQCKKRDVWEGILLKLISPTKEERDEITKMKDDELARKLFKVQQEKKCLIILDDIWSNEAWDILSPAFPSQNTRSKIVFTSRNKDISLHVNPEGLLHEPSCLNAEDSWALFKKKAFPRQDNPESTTSDDFKRLGREMVAKCGGLPLAIIVLGGLLATKESVSEWEKIHRHLSSYLIGAKVRDRRRLDEVLDLSYQDLPCQLKPCFLYLSQFPEDYEIPKTKLLQLWVAEGVVSSQYESDRDETMEDIAERYLGNLISRCMVQIGQMGSTGRIKTYRLHDLMRDLCLSKARKENFLYIINGSQQNSTVIATGSSNVSDARQINEVRRLAVYLDQHVDQLIPQDKQVNERLRSLVFFHDKKCRMENWDLVRGVFVKFKLLRVLDLEGIKGLKGQSLPKEVGNLLWLKFLSLKRTRIQVLPSSLGNLENLQFLNLQTVNKVSWDSTVEIPNVICKLKRLRHLYLPNWCGNIVNNLQLDNLTNLQTLVNFPASKCDVKDLLKLRRLRKLVLNDPRHFQKFSESFSPPNKRLDCLQSLSLRTDMLSFPENVVDVEKLVLGCPFLRKLQVEGRMERLPDASLFPRHISKLTLWGCRLVEDPMVTLEKLPNLKFLNGWDMFVGKKMTCSPNGFLQLKVLVLRGLPKLDDWTIENQAMPSLYRLSISDCNNLKTVPDGLKYITSLRELEIRWMPKSFKTRLGTAGEDYPKVQHVPSIIFLN
- the LOC108329131 gene encoding putative disease resistance protein At1g50180 isoform X2, giving the protein MVEAVVSFAVNRLGDLLIEEARLLSGVSNKVKSMQNELKRMQCFLRDAESRQDESDTIKNYISEVRKLAYDAEDVIEIYAIKVAFGISIGTKNPLSRAKNIHKVGSELITINSRISDLTRSLQTYGLTATKDNEEASEVKRQLRWSYSHIVDEFIVGLDKDINKVAEWLINENQDCRFVYICGMGGLGKTTLAKSIYHYNTIRRNFDGFAWAYISQQCKKRDVWEGILLKLISPTKEERDEITKMKDDELARKLFKVQQEKKCLIILDDIWSNEAWDILSPAFPSQNTRSKIVFTSRNKDISLHVNPEGLLHEPSCLNAEDSWALFKKKAFPRQDNPESTTSDDFKRLGREMVAKCGGLPLAIIVLGGLLATKESVSEWEKIHRHLSSYLIGAKVRDRRRLDEVLDLSYQDLPCQLKPCFLYLSQFPEDYEIPKTKLLQLWVAEGVVSSQYESDRDETMEDIAERYLGNLISRCMVQIGQMGSTGRIKTYRLHDLMRDLCLSKARKENFLYIINGSQQNSTVIATGSSNVSDARQINEVRRLAVYLDQHVDQLIPQDKQVNERLRSLVFFHDKKCRMENWDLVRGVFVKFKLLRVLDLEGIKGLKGQSLPKEVGNLLWLKFLSLKRTRIQVLPSSLGNLENLQFLNLQTVNKVSWDSTVEIPNVICKLKRLRHLYLPNWCGNIVNNLQLDNLTNLQTLVNFPASKCDVKDLLKLRRLRKLVLNDPRHFQKFSESFSPPNKRLDCLQSLSLRTDMLSFPENVVDVEKLVLGCPFLRKLQVEGRMERLPDASLFPRHISKLTLWGCRLVEDPMVTLEKLPNLKFLNGWDMFVGKKMTCSPNGFLQLKVLVLRGLPKLDDWTIENQAMPSLYRLSISDCNNLKTVPDGLKYITSLRELEIRWMPKSFKTRLGTAGEDYPKVQHVPSIIFLN